A window of the Chanodichthys erythropterus isolate Z2021 chromosome 21, ASM2448905v1, whole genome shotgun sequence genome harbors these coding sequences:
- the ical1 gene encoding islet cell autoantigen 1-like isoform X1, translating to MDSYGFSSDMFSGRSVLGEDSSVMARMQKKFWKTKQVLIKATGKKEDEHVVASDADLDAKLEFFRSVQSTCTELLKVIEKYQQRITHLSQEENELGLFLRFQAEHDKTKAGNMMDATSKALCCSAKQRLALCPPLHRLEQEVETFRRRAIADTLLTVSRMEKARTEYRGALLWMKDVSQELDPDTYKQLEKFRKVQAQVRGTKVHFEKLKNDVCQKVDMLGASRCNMLSHSLCTYQTTLLQYWEKTAHVMSGIHEAFKGYVPYQFTTLKELRDPLDQIVSSHAEDGKDDEKKTHSDNLVSLEDEQLGESSETVSTHAVDGLSRGSDSSLCASLDSAALNELLGPTGGSSTDDDLLLMTPEPGSVPSLTPTLTPSLHPSMSAMQPQLLRPSAIQWDIGASYEEKQDALPSGLRPEIGRDLLSEALHSVEGKEEEGERGELAFLQDLLSPGAAGGASEFSKAWQDAFGCFEAPPAPVAAASLQAETADTPSGFLPSQLLDHSLSTTGWATPPMFQAPPLQPPSSGGQSQPTKNAPNSSASAPKGSSRDMSAWFNLFADLDPLSNPDAIGRSDQEFLNA from the exons ATGGACAGCTATGG GTTCTCCAGTGATATGTTCAGCGGCAGATCCGTTCTCGGGGAGGACAGCTCGGTCATGGCCCGCATGCAGAAGAAATTCTGGAAGACCAAGCAGGTTCTGATCAAGGCCACCGGGAAGAAGGAAGACGAGCATGTGGTGGCGTCTGATGCGGACCTTGATGCCAAGTTAGAG TTTTTCCGTTCAGTCCAGAGCACTTGCACAGAACTCCTGAAAGTGATCGAGAAATACCAGCAAAGAATCACAC ACCTCTCTCAAGAGGAGAATGAGCTCGGGCTGTTCCTGCGCTTCCAGGCAGAGCATGATAAAACAAAAGCAGGCAATATGATGGACGCCACCAGTAAAGCTCTCTGCTGTTCGGCCAAGCAAAG GTTGGCTCTGTGTCCCCCTCTCCATCGATTGGAACAGGAAGTGGAGACGTTCCGGAGGAGAGCCATCGCCGACACCCTGCTGACAGTAAGCCGGATGGAAAAAGCCCGGACCGAGTATCGCGGAGCTCTGCTCTGGATGAAGGACGTCTCACAGGAACTAGACCCAGATACTTACAAACAACTGGAGAAATTCCGTAAG GTTCAGGCCCAGGTAAGAGGAACAAAAGTGCATTTCGAGAAGCTTAAGAATGACGTTTGTCAGAAAGTGGACATGCTGGGAGCCAGTCGCTGCAACATGCTTTCACATTCGTTATGCACTTACCAG ACAACGCTCCTGCAGTACTGGGAGAAGACTGCACATGTGATGTCTGGCATCCATGAGGCCTTCAAAGGATATGTACCCTACCAATTCACTACCCTCAAA GAACTGAGGGACCCACTGGACCAGATTGTCTCTTCACATGCAGAGGACGGCAAAGATGATGAGAAGAAGACACATTCAGACAA TCTTGTTTCACTTGAAGATGAACAGCTGGGTGAATCATCCGAAACTG TTTCTACTCATGCAGTAGATGGACTGAGTAGAGGGTCTGACAGTTCATTGTGTGCCAGTCTGGACTCTG CAGCCTTGAATGAACTGTTAGGCCCCACTGGTGGATCTAGCACAGACGACGACCTTCTGTTAATGACCCCTGAGCCTGGCTCAGTCCCTTCTCTTACTCCAACCTTGACCCCCTCCCTACACCCATCTATGTCCGCTATGCAGCCTCAACTGTTGAGGCCGTCTGCTATTCAGTGGGACATAGGTGCCTCATATGAGGAAAAGCAAGATGCATTACCCAGCGGCCTACGACCTGAAATAG GCAGAGATCTGCTGTCCGAGGCTTTACATTCTGTCGAAGGGAAAGAAGAGGAGGGAGAGCGAGGTGAACTGGCATTCCTGCAGGATCTGCTGAGTCCTGGGGCTGCGGGTGGCGCTAGTGAGTTCAGTAAGGCGTGGCAGGATGCTTTCGGCTGTTTTGAGGCCCCTCCTGCTCCTGTTGCTGCCGCTTCACTTCAAGCAGAAACGGCAGACACACCCTCTGGCTTCCTGCCATCACAGCTCCTGGACCATAGCCTCAGCACCACAG GATGGGCGACTCCACCGATGTTTCAAGCTCCACCCCTCCAACCACCTTCTAGTGGAGGACAATCTCAGCCTACTAAGAATGCTCCAAACTCTTCGGCCAGTG CACCTAAAGGAAGTTCCAGGGACATGTCCGCCTGGTTTAACCTCTTTGCAGATCTTGACCCTCTGTCTAACCCAGACGCTATTGGACGCAGTGATCAGGAGTTCCTCAATGCCTGA
- the ical1 gene encoding islet cell autoantigen 1-like isoform X3 translates to MDSYGFSSDMFSGRSVLGEDSSVMARMQKKFWKTKQVLIKATGKKEDEHVVASDADLDAKLEFFRSVQSTCTELLKVIEKYQQRITHLSQEENELGLFLRFQAEHDKTKAGNMMDATSKALCCSAKQRLALCPPLHRLEQEVETFRRRAIADTLLTVSRMEKARTEYRGALLWMKDVSQELDPDTYKQLEKFRKVQAQVRGTKVHFEKLKNDVCQKVDMLGASRCNMLSHSLCTYQTTLLQYWEKTAHVMSGIHEAFKGYVPYQFTTLKELRDPLDQIVSSHAEDGKDDEKKTHSDNLVSLEDEQLGESSETVSTHAVDGLSRGSDSSLCASLDSGRDLLSEALHSVEGKEEEGERGELAFLQDLLSPGAAGGASEFSKAWQDAFGCFEAPPAPVAAASLQAETADTPSGFLPSQLLDHSLSTTGWATPPMFQAPPLQPPSSGGQSQPTKNAPNSSASAPKGSSRDMSAWFNLFADLDPLSNPDAIGRSDQEFLNA, encoded by the exons ATGGACAGCTATGG GTTCTCCAGTGATATGTTCAGCGGCAGATCCGTTCTCGGGGAGGACAGCTCGGTCATGGCCCGCATGCAGAAGAAATTCTGGAAGACCAAGCAGGTTCTGATCAAGGCCACCGGGAAGAAGGAAGACGAGCATGTGGTGGCGTCTGATGCGGACCTTGATGCCAAGTTAGAG TTTTTCCGTTCAGTCCAGAGCACTTGCACAGAACTCCTGAAAGTGATCGAGAAATACCAGCAAAGAATCACAC ACCTCTCTCAAGAGGAGAATGAGCTCGGGCTGTTCCTGCGCTTCCAGGCAGAGCATGATAAAACAAAAGCAGGCAATATGATGGACGCCACCAGTAAAGCTCTCTGCTGTTCGGCCAAGCAAAG GTTGGCTCTGTGTCCCCCTCTCCATCGATTGGAACAGGAAGTGGAGACGTTCCGGAGGAGAGCCATCGCCGACACCCTGCTGACAGTAAGCCGGATGGAAAAAGCCCGGACCGAGTATCGCGGAGCTCTGCTCTGGATGAAGGACGTCTCACAGGAACTAGACCCAGATACTTACAAACAACTGGAGAAATTCCGTAAG GTTCAGGCCCAGGTAAGAGGAACAAAAGTGCATTTCGAGAAGCTTAAGAATGACGTTTGTCAGAAAGTGGACATGCTGGGAGCCAGTCGCTGCAACATGCTTTCACATTCGTTATGCACTTACCAG ACAACGCTCCTGCAGTACTGGGAGAAGACTGCACATGTGATGTCTGGCATCCATGAGGCCTTCAAAGGATATGTACCCTACCAATTCACTACCCTCAAA GAACTGAGGGACCCACTGGACCAGATTGTCTCTTCACATGCAGAGGACGGCAAAGATGATGAGAAGAAGACACATTCAGACAA TCTTGTTTCACTTGAAGATGAACAGCTGGGTGAATCATCCGAAACTG TTTCTACTCATGCAGTAGATGGACTGAGTAGAGGGTCTGACAGTTCATTGTGTGCCAGTCTGGACTCTG GCAGAGATCTGCTGTCCGAGGCTTTACATTCTGTCGAAGGGAAAGAAGAGGAGGGAGAGCGAGGTGAACTGGCATTCCTGCAGGATCTGCTGAGTCCTGGGGCTGCGGGTGGCGCTAGTGAGTTCAGTAAGGCGTGGCAGGATGCTTTCGGCTGTTTTGAGGCCCCTCCTGCTCCTGTTGCTGCCGCTTCACTTCAAGCAGAAACGGCAGACACACCCTCTGGCTTCCTGCCATCACAGCTCCTGGACCATAGCCTCAGCACCACAG GATGGGCGACTCCACCGATGTTTCAAGCTCCACCCCTCCAACCACCTTCTAGTGGAGGACAATCTCAGCCTACTAAGAATGCTCCAAACTCTTCGGCCAGTG CACCTAAAGGAAGTTCCAGGGACATGTCCGCCTGGTTTAACCTCTTTGCAGATCTTGACCCTCTGTCTAACCCAGACGCTATTGGACGCAGTGATCAGGAGTTCCTCAATGCCTGA
- the ical1 gene encoding islet cell autoantigen 1-like isoform X2 codes for MFFRSVQSTCTELLKVIEKYQQRITHLSQEENELGLFLRFQAEHDKTKAGNMMDATSKALCCSAKQRLALCPPLHRLEQEVETFRRRAIADTLLTVSRMEKARTEYRGALLWMKDVSQELDPDTYKQLEKFRKVQAQVRGTKVHFEKLKNDVCQKVDMLGASRCNMLSHSLCTYQTTLLQYWEKTAHVMSGIHEAFKGYVPYQFTTLKELRDPLDQIVSSHAEDGKDDEKKTHSDNLVSLEDEQLGESSETVSTHAVDGLSRGSDSSLCASLDSAALNELLGPTGGSSTDDDLLLMTPEPGSVPSLTPTLTPSLHPSMSAMQPQLLRPSAIQWDIGASYEEKQDALPSGLRPEIGRDLLSEALHSVEGKEEEGERGELAFLQDLLSPGAAGGASEFSKAWQDAFGCFEAPPAPVAAASLQAETADTPSGFLPSQLLDHSLSTTGWATPPMFQAPPLQPPSSGGQSQPTKNAPNSSASAPKGSSRDMSAWFNLFADLDPLSNPDAIGRSDQEFLNA; via the exons ATG TTTTTCCGTTCAGTCCAGAGCACTTGCACAGAACTCCTGAAAGTGATCGAGAAATACCAGCAAAGAATCACAC ACCTCTCTCAAGAGGAGAATGAGCTCGGGCTGTTCCTGCGCTTCCAGGCAGAGCATGATAAAACAAAAGCAGGCAATATGATGGACGCCACCAGTAAAGCTCTCTGCTGTTCGGCCAAGCAAAG GTTGGCTCTGTGTCCCCCTCTCCATCGATTGGAACAGGAAGTGGAGACGTTCCGGAGGAGAGCCATCGCCGACACCCTGCTGACAGTAAGCCGGATGGAAAAAGCCCGGACCGAGTATCGCGGAGCTCTGCTCTGGATGAAGGACGTCTCACAGGAACTAGACCCAGATACTTACAAACAACTGGAGAAATTCCGTAAG GTTCAGGCCCAGGTAAGAGGAACAAAAGTGCATTTCGAGAAGCTTAAGAATGACGTTTGTCAGAAAGTGGACATGCTGGGAGCCAGTCGCTGCAACATGCTTTCACATTCGTTATGCACTTACCAG ACAACGCTCCTGCAGTACTGGGAGAAGACTGCACATGTGATGTCTGGCATCCATGAGGCCTTCAAAGGATATGTACCCTACCAATTCACTACCCTCAAA GAACTGAGGGACCCACTGGACCAGATTGTCTCTTCACATGCAGAGGACGGCAAAGATGATGAGAAGAAGACACATTCAGACAA TCTTGTTTCACTTGAAGATGAACAGCTGGGTGAATCATCCGAAACTG TTTCTACTCATGCAGTAGATGGACTGAGTAGAGGGTCTGACAGTTCATTGTGTGCCAGTCTGGACTCTG CAGCCTTGAATGAACTGTTAGGCCCCACTGGTGGATCTAGCACAGACGACGACCTTCTGTTAATGACCCCTGAGCCTGGCTCAGTCCCTTCTCTTACTCCAACCTTGACCCCCTCCCTACACCCATCTATGTCCGCTATGCAGCCTCAACTGTTGAGGCCGTCTGCTATTCAGTGGGACATAGGTGCCTCATATGAGGAAAAGCAAGATGCATTACCCAGCGGCCTACGACCTGAAATAG GCAGAGATCTGCTGTCCGAGGCTTTACATTCTGTCGAAGGGAAAGAAGAGGAGGGAGAGCGAGGTGAACTGGCATTCCTGCAGGATCTGCTGAGTCCTGGGGCTGCGGGTGGCGCTAGTGAGTTCAGTAAGGCGTGGCAGGATGCTTTCGGCTGTTTTGAGGCCCCTCCTGCTCCTGTTGCTGCCGCTTCACTTCAAGCAGAAACGGCAGACACACCCTCTGGCTTCCTGCCATCACAGCTCCTGGACCATAGCCTCAGCACCACAG GATGGGCGACTCCACCGATGTTTCAAGCTCCACCCCTCCAACCACCTTCTAGTGGAGGACAATCTCAGCCTACTAAGAATGCTCCAAACTCTTCGGCCAGTG CACCTAAAGGAAGTTCCAGGGACATGTCCGCCTGGTTTAACCTCTTTGCAGATCTTGACCCTCTGTCTAACCCAGACGCTATTGGACGCAGTGATCAGGAGTTCCTCAATGCCTGA
- the fam117ba gene encoding protein FAM117B, with amino-acid sequence MRDKATQTPRAWVDERRRGSHKRSASCGSTDQLKEIAKLRQQLQRSKRSSRHRRDKDRKSPFNGNHAIIQSQSQMPKTILIPIPISKSTPPRFRNSIEGLNQEIERIIIRDTVERDEIIIPQDVPDGHRAPPPLPQRSSSTRSIDTQTPSNGGLGSNRSNSSSRADSVSPSYLSILNDTVGNSPLDDTLNESKERDLGPWSPLPKYASSPKPNNSYMFKREPPEGCEKVKAFEENQPRPLQEIPPYLCPDRNKVNFIPKSGSAFCLVSILKPLLPTQELNFRSGVGYRSISPSLVPLSGVGVRSLSPSVGPVLSRGRQSPCLPRHLEEPEG; translated from the exons ATGAGGGACAAGGCCACTCAG ACCCCTAGGGCCTGGGTTGATGAGCGGAGGAGAGGCTCTCATAAGCGATCGGCTTCTTGCGGCAGCACTGACCAGCTGAAAGAG ATCGCAAAATTGCGACAACAGCTCCAACGTAGCAAACGCAGCAGCCGCCATCGCCGGGACAAAGACCGCAAGTCACCCTTTAATGGCAACCATGCTATCATCCAGTCACAG TCTCAGATGCCTAAAACCATCCTGATTCCCATCCCCATCTCTAAGTCCACTCCTCCAAGATTTCGGAACAGCATAGAGGGGCTCAACCAGGAGATTGAACGCATCATCATACGGGACACTGTGGAACGAGATGAGATCATAATA CCACAGGATGTTCCTGATGGGCACCGCGCGCCCCCTCCCCTCCCCCAGCGCAGCAGCAGCACACGCAGCATTGACACACAGACACCCTCGAACGGCGGGCTTGGCAGTAACCGTAGCAACAGCAGCAGCCGAGCTGACTCTGTCTCCCCCTCGTACCTCAGCATCCTCAACGACACGGTCGGAAACAGCCCACTCGATGACACGCTCAACGAGAGCAAAGAAAGAG ACCTGGGACCTTGGTCCCCTCTGCCCAAATATGCTTCATCTCCAAAGCCCAACAACAGCTACATGTTCAAACGTGAGCCTCCGGAGGGCTGCGAGAAAGTTAAAGCTTTTGAAGAAAACCA GCCAAGGCCTCTCCAAGAAATTCCTCCATATCTCTGCCCAGACAGAAACAAGGTGAACTTCATTCCCAAAAGCGGATCTGCTTTCTGCCTGGTGAGCATCTTGAAGCCTCTGCTGCCCACCCAGGAGCTGAACTTCCGTAGCGGGGTGGGATACCGCAGTATCTCCCCCTCCTTGGTGCCACTGAGTGGGGTCGGGGTTAGGAGCCTGTCCCCCTCCGTGGGTCCCGTCCTGTCCCGTGGACGTCAGTCACCATGTCTCCCACGACACCTTGAGGAGCCAGAAGGTTAA